TCGGCCACGCCGTCGAAGTGGTTGATCCCCGTCAGCGCGACCACGGCGCCGAGATACGCGAGCCCGACCGTGACCGCTGGCACGGGCGCGAGGAGCGCGACCGCGATCGGAACGGCGGCGAGCCCGCCGAGCAGGTACCCCGCGATTGGCAGCGTCCACGGCGCCGTCCGAAACGCCTCCCAGGCGCGCTCGTCGCGGCCCACCGGGAGCCGCGAGAGGAAGCCCAGCGCACCGCGGACCGCCGTCGGGACCTCCCTCAGGCCCACGTGAACACCCCCGCACCGACGTACGTCGCCAGGCCTGCACCCACGTACGTCGCCAGGCCCGCCAGCCCTACCCGCCGAACCGCCCGTTCGGCGTCTTCGACCGTCGGCAACGGCGCGTCGGCGTTGATGTCGTACGCTCCGGGTTTGACGAGTCGCACGTCGATCGCCGCGGCGATCGTCCCCATCGGCCACCCGGAGTTCGGTGAGGGGACGCGGTCGAGCCAGCGCCGCGCGGCGACCAGCGAGCCCGGCGACAGGGTCGCCGCGGCGATCAGGACCGCGCCGACCCGCGCTGGGACCCACATCACGACGTCGTCCAGCCGCGCCGGCGCCCACCCGACGGGTTTCGAGCGATAGCCCAGCATCGAATCCATCGTGTTCACCGCCTTGACCCACGCCGCCCCCGCCGCGCCGAACGCGAGCGCCGCGACCGCCGGGTCGACACCGGCCGGAACGGACTCCGCTCCCGACGGCACCACGACGCCGACGGCGACCGCCAGCGCCGCGAACGCGCCCAGCGGCGCGACCAGCCCGTCGGCGAGGTTCTCGGCGACGCTCTCGACGACCGCGCTCCGCACCTCGTCGGCCGACAGCGCCGACGCGTCCCGGCCGGCGAGCGCGCGCAGTTCCGAGCGGGCGGCGTCGATGTCCGTCCCCGTCAGCGCCGTCACCTCACGGGCGACCGACAGCAGCCGACGGAGACTCGTCGTCAGAAACAGCGCGACCCCGCCGGCGACGGCGCCCGCGAGCGGCCGCCAGGCGCCCGCCGCGGCCACGACTCCGCCGACGGCCACCGCGGCGGCGAGCGGGAGCGCGACGGTCCCGAGCGCGCCCGCCGCTCGCGGGCGGGCCCACGCCCGATCCAGGTGCCCGACCAGCCGGCCGAACCAGGCGACGGGATGGACTCGCGTCGGCGGTTCACCGACCGCCGCGTCGAGCGCGAGCGCCAGCCCGACCGCGACCGTGCTCAGCGACACTCCATCGCCTCCAGTCGCGCCGGCAGATCCGTCAGGTCGATGTCGGTCAGGAGGACGCTCCGCGCGCCCGCGTCGCCGGCGCCGCCGTCGGTCGCGGGGTCGTCGCCGACGTGGACCAGGTCGTCGACCGTGACGTCCAGCCCGCGCGCGATGGCGTCGAACGCGCGGCGGTCGGGCTTGCGCCACCCGCAGTCGACGCTCGCGACGACCGCGTCGAACCGGTCGGCGTCGAGGCGCGACCGTTCGAGTGTCCGCTCGACGAGCCCGTCGACGCTGCAGTTCGAGCAGACCCCGACGGGGCCGCGCTCGGCAGCGGCTTCGACGGCCGCTTGGGCGCCCTCGCGGGTCTTCACCGGGCCGTCGAACGCCCCGCGGACGGCCGTCGCGACCGTCTCCGCGTCGGCGTCGACCCCGCGGTTCGCGAGCGCGTGTCCGACGTGGTCCGACAGCGCGAGTTCCGACCCGTCCTGGAGGGAGACCTGCGGCTCGCGGTAGACCGCCGCCCAGTTCTCCGGGACGGCGACCCCGCGCTCGCGGAGCTGAGCGGCGACGGCCTCCGCGGGGTCGGCGGGGCGGGAGACGGCGACGAGCGTACCGAACAGGTCGAACGAGACTGCCACGCACCCCCCGTCGAACCGCCACACCTTGAACGATACGGACTGTTCAGCGCGCTCGCGTTCCGGGACCGCGGGCTGCGAGTGCGAGCTAAAGGAGCGACCGACCGTCGACGCCGTCGCTCGGCGAGCGGTCGTCATAGATAAAGGGGTGTGCGGGCCGATTCGGCCCCGGGTCACATGGGTCGTGGGCCGTGCGCTCGGCTTCGGGCAGGCCTGGGCTGTCGGCGAGGCGCCCGGACGACCGCCGTCAGCGACGGTCCCCGTCCGCGTTCACCCACTTGGCCCGTCGGATGTCGTACTTCCCACAGACCGGGCAGGTGTGATACTGGATATCGAACTGCGTCTCGCACCCGAGACACAGATACGGTAACGCCTCGGGCTTCGACAGCCCTGAAGCGCGTTTGGCCCGTTCCAAGACGCCCATCGTGACCACACTATCGGCAGGGCCGCTCACAATAAAAAGAGCGAGGATAGTTTACACCCGGCGAAAACGCTCCGGTCCGGCTCTACAGCCACTTTGAGCCGTGTTTTCGTCGACGGCCTTCCGGCGCCCGCTCGGCCCCGCTGGCGCGGGCCCGACGAGCGGTTCGCGGGGGCGGACCGTCGCTTACTCCTCGTCGGCGTCGTCGCGGTCGTCGGCCTCGGTCACCGGGACGCGCGTCGGCCCGTCGTCGCTCCCGCGGCCGTCGCCGGGGCGGTGCTCGCCGTCGCCGCCGACCGGGAGCCGCTCGCGCATCTCGCTGGCGAACGACTCGACGCGGTTGCGGACCGTCGAGGCCTCGTCCTCGAAGCGCTCGACGTTGCGCTCGACGGAGTGGACCCGGTCGCGGGGGATCTGTTTCATGAGGTCGTTGCCGTCGTCGTCGGTCCCGGACTTGAGCATCCAGTGGTCCCGGGCGTAGACGACCTCCTCGTTGTCGACCGTGACCTCGGTCGTGCCCTCTTCGGGGTCGTCGTAGACGATCGTCGCCTGGCCGAGTTCGATCTCGTCCATACGTGGAGTTGTGGCCCCAGGGGTTTACACCCGGCGGCGAATGCCGCCCCCCGACCCTCGACCGGTGACTGGCACCTTCGCCCGCGGCCACCCGACGCCCCCTCCCATTCGATGGCCGGCCAGCGGCTTTTGTCACCGGGAGTCCAACCGAAGTCGTGGCCGAGCAGCCGACCCCCCGCGCGATCTTCGACCGAGCCGTCGCGGAGGGCGACCGCCGGCTCGACCAGCCGACCCTCGAACTCGTGTCGACGAGTTTCATCGCCGGCTTCACCGTCGTCTTCGGCCACGTCGCACTCGGGATCGTCGAGGCGTTCACGGAGCCCGTCTTCGGCCACGCCGCCAGGGTCGCGGGCGCGCTCGCGTTCGGCCTCGGTGTCGTCTTCCTCGTCGCCGGCCGGACCGAGCTGTTCAACGAGAACTTCTCCGACCCGGCCGCGGCCGCCGTCGAACGCCCCGGATTCTCGGCTGCCCCCGCCCTGGGCCGACTCTGGGTCGGCACGCTGGCGTTCAATCTCCTCGGCGGTTGCTTCATGTCACTGGTCTTCGCCGTCGACGGGGCGATCCCGCCCGCCTCGACGGCCGTCCTCCGAACGACGGCGGTCGATATCGCCGGCCGGACGACCGCCGCGTGGTTCGCCCGCGCCGTCGCCGGCGGCACCCTCGTGAGCCTCCTGTCTTTTCTCCTCGTCGCCGTCCGGAGCGACGGGAGCCGCCTGGCACTGGCCTACGCCGTCGGCTTCCTGCTCGCGCTCGGCCCGTTCGAACACGTGGTCGTCTCCGTGATCCACGTCGTCCTCGGGGCGCTGCTGGGCGCGACCGTCGGACTCCCCACGCTCGCCGCGATGACCGCCGTCGTCACCGCCGGCAACCTCGTCGGCGGGCTCGGACTCGTCACCGTCACACACGTCACACAGGCGATGGGCGCCGGCGAGTGAAAGCGGGGTGTCCCGGACCCTGGGCAACCGGAACTCGCCAGCGCGTCTGTGGAAGGGGTCGGGGGTCGGACGCGCGACGACCGGGACACTGTCACGGGCTAGCGCGTGCCAGCCTCAGGGAACTCGGGACTGGTCCGTCATAAGCCCTCTGACGCCGCGTGAGTCGACCCCGATTGCACTCGAAGCGACGTCGCTCGCCAGTCGACCACGGTTCGGCTCGAAAACGAGTCCGCCCTCCCCGATTTGAACAGATGAGAGACGGTCCCGCTCGGCTCGTTCCGCTCGCCTGCGCGGGCGTGCGACTCTCGTGCTCAAACCGGCTCGGGTGAAGACACACGCGGCGCTCGCGAGTGAGCGCCGCGAGAAGTATCCGCCCTCCCCGATTTGAACGGGGGGCAAGTCGATCTACAGTCGACTGCTCTACCAGTCTGAGCTAAGGGCGGGCGTACTTGCAGGTAGCCG
This DNA window, taken from Halosimplex litoreum, encodes the following:
- a CDS encoding CobD/CbiB family cobalamin biosynthesis protein, whose product is MSLSTVAVGLALALDAAVGEPPTRVHPVAWFGRLVGHLDRAWARPRAAGALGTVALPLAAAVAVGGVVAAAGAWRPLAGAVAGGVALFLTTSLRRLLSVAREVTALTGTDIDAARSELRALAGRDASALSADEVRSAVVESVAENLADGLVAPLGAFAALAVAVGVVVPSGAESVPAGVDPAVAALAFGAAGAAWVKAVNTMDSMLGYRSKPVGWAPARLDDVVMWVPARVGAVLIAAATLSPGSLVAARRWLDRVPSPNSGWPMGTIAAAIDVRLVKPGAYDINADAPLPTVEDAERAVRRVGLAGLATYVGAGLATYVGAGVFTWA
- a CDS encoding HAD family hydrolase, which translates into the protein MAVSFDLFGTLVAVSRPADPAEAVAAQLRERGVAVPENWAAVYREPQVSLQDGSELALSDHVGHALANRGVDADAETVATAVRGAFDGPVKTREGAQAAVEAAAERGPVGVCSNCSVDGLVERTLERSRLDADRFDAVVASVDCGWRKPDRRAFDAIARGLDVTVDDLVHVGDDPATDGGAGDAGARSVLLTDIDLTDLPARLEAMECR
- a CDS encoding formate/nitrite transporter family protein translates to MAEQPTPRAIFDRAVAEGDRRLDQPTLELVSTSFIAGFTVVFGHVALGIVEAFTEPVFGHAARVAGALAFGLGVVFLVAGRTELFNENFSDPAAAAVERPGFSAAPALGRLWVGTLAFNLLGGCFMSLVFAVDGAIPPASTAVLRTTAVDIAGRTTAAWFARAVAGGTLVSLLSFLLVAVRSDGSRLALAYAVGFLLALGPFEHVVVSVIHVVLGALLGATVGLPTLAAMTAVVTAGNLVGGLGLVTVTHVTQAMGAGE